The following are encoded in a window of Flavobacterium psychrotrophum genomic DNA:
- a CDS encoding toxic anion resistance protein: MENNDLTAPQPQASIAPIDKEGNVNLANIQPGDMAQYEAITNQLSEKDTNSILNFGAEIQNNIARQSDTFLNNVRTQQGGEVGNLITELLTELNYIDVDELNKNGFQRFISGIPLLNKLVIDVKKIFQKYDKITANVDRISNKVKAGMINSVKDNTSLQTMFDSNVNLIKDLEKYIIAGQLKFKQLSEELAVMEGNPSNYQDYEISDKRNFTTRLDKRLADMKVVRFILLQSLAQIRVVQNNNTSIAEKAQTILTTTMPVWKNQLTLAVALQRQKQHIEVQKKVSETTNTILQKNAEMLKTNSIEVARENEKTVVSLDTLRSTTRSLIDTLSEVKQIHEQGAQTRRELDAGLQNLEAELKKGVVS, translated from the coding sequence ATGGAAAACAACGATTTAACAGCGCCGCAGCCACAGGCTTCGATTGCGCCAATAGATAAAGAAGGTAATGTAAACCTGGCTAATATACAGCCGGGTGATATGGCACAATATGAAGCTATTACAAACCAGCTTTCTGAAAAAGATACTAACTCAATACTAAACTTTGGTGCTGAGATACAAAATAACATTGCCCGCCAGAGTGATACGTTTTTAAATAACGTACGCACACAGCAGGGGGGCGAAGTAGGCAACCTTATAACGGAGCTTCTTACCGAGCTTAATTATATTGATGTTGATGAACTCAACAAAAATGGTTTCCAACGCTTTATCTCGGGTATACCATTACTTAATAAACTGGTTATCGACGTTAAAAAGATCTTCCAGAAGTATGATAAGATCACGGCTAATGTAGACCGTATTAGTAACAAGGTTAAGGCTGGGATGATCAATTCGGTAAAAGATAATACCTCGCTGCAAACTATGTTTGACAGTAATGTAAACCTTATCAAAGACCTTGAAAAGTATATTATTGCAGGCCAGCTTAAGTTTAAACAACTTAGCGAAGAACTTGCGGTAATGGAAGGTAATCCATCTAATTATCAGGATTATGAAATTTCTGATAAGCGTAACTTTACGACCCGCCTTGATAAAAGGCTGGCTGATATGAAGGTGGTGCGTTTTATACTCCTGCAATCATTAGCGCAAATAAGGGTGGTGCAAAATAACAACACCTCTATTGCCGAAAAAGCGCAGACGATACTTACCACAACCATGCCGGTATGGAAGAACCAGCTTACACTTGCAGTAGCGCTGCAAAGGCAAAAGCAGCACATTGAGGTACAGAAGAAAGTAAGTGAGACGACCAACACCATTCTTCAGAAAAATGCTGAAATGCTAAAAACAAACAGTATTGAGGTGGCCAGGGAGAACGAAAAAACGGTGGTGTCTTTAGATACGCTTAGATCTACTACAAGGTCGCTTATAGATACACTTAGCGAAGTAAAACAAATACACGAACAGGGTGCCCAAACGCGCAGGGAGCTAGATGCCGGCCTGCAAAACCTTGAGGCAGAACTG